One Phycisphaerae bacterium RAS2 DNA window includes the following coding sequences:
- the sglT_2 gene encoding Sodium/glucose cotransporter, giving the protein MIVLDPASTFSLASCLAQARFHLIDWGVVAGYLVFTTVLGAKLAGKQATIRDFFLGGRKLPWWAVCGSTIATEISTATFVVVPAIVFAAGGNLTYLQLAIGSILARFVVAWYFVPRFYEEEIYSPYDYVGRRLGPRVKTVTTGLFLIGAVLGQGGRLFTAAFMVSIVADIDLVSAIWLMGAFSVLWAMIGGITMVIWTDVIQFGILLLGAAVALGFAMHVVPGGISEAVRLGREAGKFQFLDFSTDLSVRYTFWCGLLATTFSNLAAFGTDQVMAQRMFCCRDARDARLSVVWSSVSIGVALLMMLLGISLYAYFQHAPFTPGEAARYAKHQEYLLPIFIVRALPIGVRGLIVAAVLAAAVSTLESALAALSQTTVNPIQSHLNRRRGKADAVASPDSELGLSKVLIFAWGIVLCGMATACIGIARNYQNAIDLVLAFAGYTSGPLLGIFLLAFLKRPRDDRGLPWAVAVSILAVFAVSVREPWVMKVVIVAVIVVWLVTPVIRSLPWQHKLIINLTALAAGGLHFVDGATAPWLMSAGWAFPWTYPLGTVITFGLGFVLGRPRNDQIVREN; this is encoded by the coding sequence ATGATCGTCCTCGATCCTGCCTCGACATTTTCGCTTGCGTCCTGCCTCGCGCAGGCGCGGTTTCACCTGATCGATTGGGGAGTCGTCGCGGGGTACCTTGTCTTCACGACGGTACTCGGCGCGAAGCTCGCCGGCAAACAGGCAACGATCCGCGATTTCTTTCTCGGCGGACGCAAGCTCCCATGGTGGGCCGTCTGCGGATCGACCATCGCCACGGAAATCTCAACGGCGACATTTGTCGTTGTTCCGGCCATCGTCTTCGCCGCCGGCGGCAACCTTACTTATCTCCAGCTCGCCATCGGCAGCATCCTCGCGCGATTTGTCGTCGCCTGGTACTTCGTGCCGCGATTCTACGAGGAGGAGATTTACAGCCCCTACGACTACGTCGGCCGACGGCTCGGCCCGCGCGTCAAGACCGTCACCACTGGGCTCTTTCTGATCGGCGCCGTACTCGGCCAGGGCGGCCGGCTCTTCACCGCCGCCTTCATGGTCAGCATCGTTGCCGACATCGATCTCGTCTCGGCCATCTGGCTGATGGGCGCGTTCAGCGTGCTATGGGCGATGATCGGCGGCATCACCATGGTCATCTGGACCGACGTGATCCAGTTCGGCATTCTGCTGCTCGGCGCAGCCGTCGCCCTGGGCTTCGCGATGCACGTCGTTCCCGGCGGAATCAGCGAGGCTGTGCGACTTGGACGCGAAGCGGGGAAGTTTCAGTTTCTTGATTTCAGCACCGATCTGTCCGTGCGCTACACGTTCTGGTGCGGTCTGCTCGCGACGACGTTCTCAAACCTTGCGGCCTTCGGCACCGATCAAGTCATGGCCCAGCGGATGTTCTGCTGTCGCGACGCGCGCGACGCACGCTTGTCCGTCGTCTGGAGCAGCGTCAGCATTGGCGTCGCCTTGCTCATGATGTTGCTTGGCATTTCGCTGTATGCCTATTTCCAGCACGCGCCGTTCACCCCCGGCGAAGCCGCCCGGTACGCGAAGCATCAGGAATACCTGCTGCCGATCTTCATCGTTCGCGCGCTTCCGATCGGCGTGCGCGGCTTGATTGTCGCGGCCGTCCTCGCGGCGGCTGTGTCGACACTCGAATCGGCCCTGGCGGCGCTCTCACAGACAACCGTCAACCCGATTCAAAGCCATCTCAACCGACGGCGCGGCAAAGCGGACGCCGTGGCGTCGCCCGACAGCGAACTGGGCCTTTCAAAGGTCCTGATCTTTGCATGGGGCATTGTGCTTTGCGGCATGGCGACGGCCTGCATCGGCATCGCGAGGAACTATCAGAACGCCATTGACCTCGTGCTGGCCTTCGCGGGTTACACCTCCGGGCCGCTGCTGGGGATCTTCCTGCTGGCGTTCCTGAAACGCCCGCGCGATGACCGGGGCCTGCCGTGGGCGGTTGCAGTCTCGATCCTCGCCGTGTTTGCGGTGTCGGTTCGCGAACCGTGGGTGATGAAAGTTGTGATCGTCGCCGTGATCGTGGTGTGGCTTGTCACGCCGGTGATAAGGTCGTTACCGTGGCAACACAAATTGATCATTAACCTAACCGCGCTGGCTGCCGGCGGACTGCATTTTGTAGATGGTGCGACCGCTCCATGGCTGATGTCAGCGGGTTGGGCCTTTCCGTGGACGTATCCACTCGGCACGGTCATCACCTTCGGACTGGGCTTTGTGCTGGGCCGGCCGCGAAACGATCAGATTGTTCGAGAGAATTGA
- the yiaD gene encoding putative lipoprotein YiaD precursor, with product MNKYQRLTMLAVFGGLALTSVGCVSRDEFLRTEFARRKAAERADAAERDLADERNRVLSLEAERDALRRELDTKSAMNETLLAENKRLDEFARKLQAQMDDVLKKGVGGIEVVEVKLPPELDKALKDLAAQYPDAIEYDPQRGAVRWKSDLTFDKGSDQVKETVKQAMQAFANIVNSAAASQFEVIVVGHTDNLPIGPITGKNHPTNWHLSSHRAIAVMFALKSFGVDFHRMGVMGYGEHRPRVPNPPRGGAEENRRVEIFLVSSKEMVPGMQANAGTTSPRRTATDAASLESPKTLAGDINAEEFETP from the coding sequence GTGAACAAGTATCAACGACTCACCATGCTCGCCGTGTTCGGCGGCCTCGCGCTCACGTCGGTCGGCTGCGTGTCGCGCGACGAGTTTCTTCGGACCGAGTTCGCGCGGCGCAAGGCGGCCGAGCGCGCGGATGCGGCCGAGCGCGACCTGGCCGACGAGCGCAATCGCGTGTTGTCGCTGGAGGCCGAGCGGGATGCGCTGCGACGCGAGCTTGACACCAAGTCGGCGATGAACGAGACGCTGCTCGCCGAGAACAAGCGGCTGGACGAGTTCGCCCGCAAGCTTCAGGCGCAGATGGACGACGTGCTGAAGAAGGGCGTCGGCGGCATCGAAGTGGTGGAAGTGAAGCTTCCGCCGGAGCTGGACAAGGCGCTGAAGGACCTTGCGGCCCAATACCCCGATGCGATCGAGTATGACCCGCAGCGCGGAGCGGTTCGCTGGAAGAGCGACCTCACGTTTGACAAGGGCAGCGACCAGGTGAAGGAGACGGTCAAGCAGGCGATGCAGGCATTTGCCAACATCGTCAACTCGGCGGCGGCGAGCCAGTTCGAAGTGATCGTCGTCGGTCACACCGACAACCTGCCGATCGGCCCGATCACCGGCAAGAATCACCCGACGAACTGGCACCTGTCGAGCCATCGGGCCATCGCGGTCATGTTCGCCCTGAAGAGCTTCGGCGTGGACTTCCATCGCATGGGCGTCATGGGCTACGGCGAGCACCGCCCGCGCGTGCCGAATCCGCCCCGCGGCGGCGCGGAAGAAAATCGACGCGTGGAGATTTTCCTTGTGAGCAGCAAGGAAATGGTTCCCGGCATGCAGGCCAACGCCGGCACGACCTCTCCGCGCCGAACGGCGACGGATGCCGCATCGCTGGAATCGCCCAAGACGCTCGCCGGCGACATCAACGCGGAAGAGTTCGAGACTCCGTAA
- a CDS encoding ABC-2 family transporter protein yields the protein MSGKVWVVAGREYRVSVRSKSFVVAILLMPVFMFGGVGVQLLMEDRVDTDTKQVAVVDRSGKLFDMLTASAEQYNTQEVYRSRITRDGAGDGKKAEGEDSRKQVRSKIALQQVSPKDDRESQRLELSDRVRSKELFAIIEVGADILNPDGGPDPGIMYYSNSPTYEDIQRWLRRVVSDRVREVRLAQAGIDQKLVERAMTPPWIESLGLVTRGEGGKVEAAKQVNQLQTFMVPFGLVMLMWVSMMMATQPLLHGAIEEKMQRISEVLLGSVRPFDLMLGKLIGYVGMALTLIGVYSIGIYFVARHFDALDIVPVAMLGWFVVYLSLAILMFGSVFLAIGACCNDLREAQNLMMPVMMVMVLPMMALGTVLRFPSSQFSTVLSLIPFATPMVMMVRQSVPPGVPMWQPIAGVAGTLLTTLLCVWAAGRVFRVGLLMQGKPPKLTDLAKWAIRG from the coding sequence ATGAGCGGCAAGGTGTGGGTCGTGGCCGGCCGGGAGTATCGCGTCAGCGTGCGCAGCAAGTCGTTTGTTGTGGCGATTCTGCTGATGCCGGTGTTCATGTTCGGCGGGGTCGGTGTGCAGCTTCTGATGGAGGATCGCGTCGACACCGACACGAAGCAGGTGGCGGTGGTGGACCGCTCGGGCAAGCTGTTTGATATGCTGACCGCGTCGGCGGAGCAGTACAACACGCAGGAGGTTTACCGTTCGCGCATCACGCGGGACGGGGCAGGCGACGGGAAGAAGGCCGAGGGCGAGGACTCGCGCAAGCAGGTCCGGTCGAAGATCGCGTTGCAGCAGGTTTCGCCGAAGGACGATCGAGAATCGCAACGATTGGAGTTGTCGGACCGCGTGCGCAGCAAGGAGCTGTTTGCGATCATCGAAGTCGGCGCGGACATCCTGAATCCCGACGGCGGCCCTGACCCCGGCATCATGTATTACTCCAATTCGCCGACCTATGAAGACATTCAGCGGTGGCTGCGGCGCGTCGTGAGCGATCGGGTGCGCGAGGTGCGATTGGCGCAGGCTGGGATCGACCAGAAGCTGGTCGAGCGCGCCATGACGCCGCCGTGGATTGAGAGCCTCGGACTCGTCACGCGCGGCGAAGGAGGAAAGGTCGAGGCCGCCAAGCAGGTCAACCAACTGCAGACGTTCATGGTTCCGTTCGGCCTCGTCATGCTCATGTGGGTGTCGATGATGATGGCGACGCAGCCGCTGTTGCACGGCGCGATCGAAGAGAAGATGCAGCGCATTTCGGAGGTGCTGCTCGGCAGTGTCCGCCCGTTTGACCTGATGCTGGGCAAACTCATCGGGTATGTCGGCATGGCGCTGACGCTGATCGGCGTTTATTCGATCGGCATCTATTTTGTCGCCCGGCATTTTGACGCGCTGGACATCGTGCCGGTGGCGATGCTCGGCTGGTTCGTCGTGTATCTGTCGCTGGCGATTCTCATGTTTGGGTCGGTGTTTCTGGCCATCGGCGCCTGCTGCAACGATCTGCGCGAAGCGCAGAATTTGATGATGCCGGTCATGATGGTGATGGTCCTGCCGATGATGGCATTGGGCACGGTCCTGCGGTTTCCCAGCAGCCAGTTCTCGACCGTCCTCTCCTTGATTCCGTTCGCCACTCCGATGGTGATGATGGTTCGCCAGTCCGTGCCCCCCGGTGTGCCGATGTGGCAACCCATCGCCGGCGTCGCGGGCACGCTGCTCACGACGTTGCTTTGTGTCTGGGCGGCGGGCAGAGTCTTCCGCGTCGGCTTGCTCATGCAGGGCAAGCCCCCGAAGTTGACGGACCTCGCAAAATGGGCCATTCGCGGCTGA